In the genome of Metabacillus litoralis, the window GTGGATTAAACTTCGATGCGAAGGTAAGACGTGGATCATTCGAAGCTGAAGATCTATTCCACGCTCACATTGCAGGTATGGATGCATTTGCAATCGGATTAAAAGTTGCAAACAAATTAATCGAAGACAAAGTACTTGATAGCTTTGTTGAAGAACGTTATAGCAGCTTCACTAAAGGAATCGGATTAGATATTGTTGAAGGAAAAACAAACTTCCATGAGTTAGAAAAATATGCTCTTCAATTAACAGACATTAAGAACACATCTGGTAGAACAGAGCGTCTTAAAGCATTAGTAAATCAATATATTCTTGAAACTCTTTCTGGAGTAACTGTTTAATAAGTAATTTAATGATGAAAAAATGAGGATGTCTCACTAACAGTATAAGACCCTACAAACACATAAAAGGCTTAATATATAGTCTTTTATGTGGGTGGTCAGGTACTTATGAGCCATCCTCATTTTTATAGAAAAGGATGATACTAGATGAAATACGTTATTGGTGTTGATCTTGGAACAAGTGCAGTTAAAATCTTACTAGTAAATCAGAATGGCGACGTTTGCCAAGAGGTATCAAAGTCATATCCACTTATTATTGAAAAATCGGGTTACAGTGAACAAGATCCAGAGGAATGGGTGGATAAAACAAGAGCTGGTTTAGCTGAACTGATCAATCAATTTGATGGGGATGTAAAGGATATCGAGGGAATCAGCTTTTCAGGGCAAATGCATGGTCTTGTTTTACTTGATAGTGAAAATCAAGTGGTTCGTAATGCTATTTTATGGAACGATACACGAACAACGAAACAATGCCAAGAGATTTATGAAGCTGTTGGGACAGAACGTTTATTAGAAGTAACAAAAAACCCTGCATTAGAGGGCTTTACTTTACCGAAGATTCTTTGGGTAAAAGAGAAAGAGCCAGAGAATTTTGAACGTTCTAGTGTATTTTTGTTACCGAAAGATTATCTACGTTTCCGTATGACAGGGGCTTTACATATGGAATACTCTGATGCTGCAGGGACGTTATTGTTAAATGTAGCAGAACGCAGATGGAGTAACGAAATAGTAGATAAATTCAATCTTCCTTCAGACTTCTGTCCTCCGTTAGTGGAATCTCATGCTCTTGTTGGTACTGTAACAGCAGAATATGCACAACAAACAGGACTAGCTGATACAACAAAGGTTTTTGCTGGCGGTGCAGATAATGCATGTGGCGCAATTGGCTCTGGGATTTTATCAGAAGGAAAAACTTTGTGTAGCATCGGAACATCTGGTGTAGTGCTTTCTTACGAAGAGAGAAATGATTTGGATTTTGAAGGTAAGGTTCATTACTTTAATCATGGTGAGGAAAACGCCTATTATACAATGGGAGTAACCCTTGCAGCGGGGTATAGTTTAAGCTGGTTTAAAGATACATTCGCAAAGAATGAAGCATTTGAACAATTTTTAGAAGGAATTGATGAAGTACCAGCAGGAAGCAATGGCTTGTTGTTTACTCCATATATCGTTGGTGAAAGAACTCCTCATGCTGACTCAACGATTCGTGGGAGCTTTATTGGAGCCGATGCTGCTCATGAACGTAAACATTTTGTTCGTGCTGTGCTTGAGGGTATCACATTTTCATTAAATGAATCTATTGAAATTTTTAGAAACAGTGGAAAAAATATTGATTCGATCATTTCCATCGGTGGTGGAGCGAAAAATGATACATGGCTACAAATGCAGGCTGATATTTTCAATTCGAAAATTGAAAAATTAACAAGTGAACAAGGCCCAGGGATGGGAGCAGCCATGCTTGCAGCATATGGTTGTGGTTGGTATTCTTCTTTGAAAGAATGTGCTGAAGAGTTTATTCAACCATCAAAAACATATGAGCCTATTCCTGAAAATGTAGAAGTCTATCAGAAATTATTTAAAGTGTATCAACAAGTCTATACTCAAACTAAGGAAATGAATGAGCAGTTAAGAGAGTTTAGAAAGTGATCAAATACACCGGTTTGTACTATTGAAGAAACAGTCACGATAACTTTCTTCTTTTAGGATATTAGCCTCAAGTGGTCATTACAAAATATGGTTTCCTAAAGAATAATAGATGAAAAGCCACTCAAGTTTTCACTTGAAGGCTTTTCTTATTTTACATTCATGAAAAATATAAGGAGGGTAAACATTGAAACTTAAGCAAAATCAAAAACTTCTATTTATTGGCGATTCCATAACAGATTGTGAACGTGTGAAGCCTGAAGGGGAGGGATTGTTTAATGCCCTTGGCAAAGGCTATGTATCGTATATTGATGGGCTACTTCAGGCTGTTTATCCTGAGTTGGGTATTCGAGTCGTTAACAAAGGAATTAGCGGAAATACAGTAAGAGATCTGAAAAACAGATGGCAGGAGGATGTACTTGAACAAAAGCCTGATTGGTTAGTTATCATGATTGGGATTAATGATGTATGGCGTCAGTTTGATACACCTTTTATTAAGGAAGGTCATGTGTATCTTGATGAATATAGAGATACGCTTAGGAGGCTTGTAACTGAAACCAAGGCTCACATAAAGGACATTGTCCTTATGACACCTTTTTATATAGAAAATAATGAGCAAGATCAAATGAGGCACATGATGGATCAATATGGTCTTGTTGTAAAGACAATTGCTGAGGAAACAAACTGTCTATACGTTAATACCCAGGAAGCTTTTCAGGTTGTATTAAAAGAACTTTATCCAGCAGCACTAGCTTGGGACCGAGTTCATCCTTCTGCTGCAGGTCATATGGTTCTTACCCGTGCATTTTTAAAAGCAATAGATTTTGACTGGAATCGACCATAGTAGTTGCATTTATAGCTTACAAATATGAAGGAGGGGACGTAATTGGCTGAAAAATTAATGATTAACGAGGTGTCCACATCGGAAAAGCTAATAGCTATTACATTTGACGATGGACCAAACCCATTCTTTACTCCACAAGTACTAGATATTTTTTCAGAAGTAGATGGGAAAGCAACCTTCTTTATGATTGGTGGGCAAATAGAGAAGTGCCCAGAGCTTGTGAAGACGGCTTTTGAACTTGGACATGAAATAGGAAACCATACATACACACATCCTAAATTATCACAATTAAATCGTGAGGATTGCTTTGGAGAGATCGAACGAACCGAGAAATTAATAGCGGAATTAGTTGGGCATAAGCCTGTTATTTTTCGGCCTCCTTACCTTGATTTCAATTATGAAACTCTATCTGTTTTAAAACAGATGGGATATCCAATGATTGGAGCTTTAAATATGGAAGCGAAAGATTGGGAGATGCCCGGTGTAGACTTTATTTTAGAGAAAACAAGGTATTGTGTGAAAAATGGTAGCATTCTTATTTTTCATGATGGCTACGGAGATCGCTCACAAACGGTAGAAGCTGTCCGCATACTTGTTTCTGAATTAACGTCTCAGGGGTATAAGCTTGTTACGGTTAGTGAGTTATTAAACCACTCATAGGCAGGGTGAAAATTTCGGCTAGTATCCATTTTTGTAATATAGTGAACATAGCAACTGTTACAGAACAAATTTACCTACTAAAGTATAGAAAAAACAATAAGTAATTCAGTTAATTGAATAAAACTAATCTAAAATTTTAGTATTTTAAGTATATGTTAACGTTTTCATTAAAATGAGTTATAGTTATTAAAATGATCTAAAACAAAGGACGAATCAATTATGCTCACAAAGTTAAAAAAATGGAATACGTTACGAAATCAAATATTAGTTGTCTTTTTAGTGGTTATGGCTGTGGTGCTATTGATTGTTAGTCTCTTAACATTTAATCAGGTTTCTACTTTATTAAAAAATAATGCTGATAAACAAATTCACCAAACAGTATCTGAGGCAAATGGGAGATTAGAATCTTTATATAAACAGATAAGTACAGCCTCTAAATTTGTTATGACAAATTATAATATACAGAGGATTTTGACGAAGAGTTTTGAAGGGGAAGAAATTTCTTTTACTGAGCGGCAGCAAGTAGAGGGGATTGTTAACACGATTCAAGCAAATACAGATGGGATATTTTCTTTTGAACTATATACAAGTGATTTAAAAAGTTTATTACCAATACCAAAAGATAATGCAACTTTATTTTCTAGAATCGATGCAAGGTGGATAAATCAAGCAAATGATGCTAATGGGGGATTAGTATGGATAGGTGATGACCCAAGTAATTCTGATAATATTCTCGCCCTAAGAAGAGTGAATCTTATGGGAAAAGACTATGCAAATGGTGGTTATTTACTTATTAGTATTTATCGGGATTATTTTGAATTTGCTAATCAAGATAAGTCAAATCAATCCAATCAATATTCAATTCTATTAGATCAAGCCTTAAAGCCTATTCTTTCAAACTACCAA includes:
- the xylB gene encoding xylulokinase — its product is MKYVIGVDLGTSAVKILLVNQNGDVCQEVSKSYPLIIEKSGYSEQDPEEWVDKTRAGLAELINQFDGDVKDIEGISFSGQMHGLVLLDSENQVVRNAILWNDTRTTKQCQEIYEAVGTERLLEVTKNPALEGFTLPKILWVKEKEPENFERSSVFLLPKDYLRFRMTGALHMEYSDAAGTLLLNVAERRWSNEIVDKFNLPSDFCPPLVESHALVGTVTAEYAQQTGLADTTKVFAGGADNACGAIGSGILSEGKTLCSIGTSGVVLSYEERNDLDFEGKVHYFNHGEENAYYTMGVTLAAGYSLSWFKDTFAKNEAFEQFLEGIDEVPAGSNGLLFTPYIVGERTPHADSTIRGSFIGADAAHERKHFVRAVLEGITFSLNESIEIFRNSGKNIDSIISIGGGAKNDTWLQMQADIFNSKIEKLTSEQGPGMGAAMLAAYGCGWYSSLKECAEEFIQPSKTYEPIPENVEVYQKLFKVYQQVYTQTKEMNEQLREFRK
- a CDS encoding SGNH/GDSL hydrolase family protein; translated protein: MKLKQNQKLLFIGDSITDCERVKPEGEGLFNALGKGYVSYIDGLLQAVYPELGIRVVNKGISGNTVRDLKNRWQEDVLEQKPDWLVIMIGINDVWRQFDTPFIKEGHVYLDEYRDTLRRLVTETKAHIKDIVLMTPFYIENNEQDQMRHMMDQYGLVVKTIAEETNCLYVNTQEAFQVVLKELYPAALAWDRVHPSAAGHMVLTRAFLKAIDFDWNRP
- a CDS encoding polysaccharide deacetylase family protein; the protein is MINEVSTSEKLIAITFDDGPNPFFTPQVLDIFSEVDGKATFFMIGGQIEKCPELVKTAFELGHEIGNHTYTHPKLSQLNREDCFGEIERTEKLIAELVGHKPVIFRPPYLDFNYETLSVLKQMGYPMIGALNMEAKDWEMPGVDFILEKTRYCVKNGSILIFHDGYGDRSQTVEAVRILVSELTSQGYKLVTVSELLNHS